From the Telopea speciosissima isolate NSW1024214 ecotype Mountain lineage chromosome 9, Tspe_v1, whole genome shotgun sequence genome, the window TCAGATCAGCCGGATCATATCAGTATTGGTTGAGGCCGATACCAATACTTGGCCGATCTTGGATCGAATATCAGTATTGATTTACTTTTCTTTATCGTTGGTTGTTGATCTGGGACCAACTGtttaccccctccccccaacaaaaaaaaaacaaaacaaaaactgtGCCCAACTTATGTAGGATCAAAGGCAAACCTGTCTTTTATGTTTAAAGTAGAAAGGCAAACATGTCttcagaaaaaacaaaaaaaaaaaaaaaaaaaaacagatctaAAAGTTGATTAGATATGAACCTAACTGGATTATTAATTTTGGCCATCTTCATAATTAAGGTTCTACCCCTCCATAATGGAACTTTTGACTTGTTAATATATCAAATTGCCATTTTTTGTATGAATCTTAAGTGTCTACCCTACAGGCCTTGCATTTTTATCAGGTCaaacgtctctctctctctcatcatgCCTTGAACTGCAACAGCTACCATTCAATGAATGGCCTCCCTAGAGAGTCAAATGAGCTAAGTATGCAACAGttcaaaatccccaaattgtCGCGGAATTTCTGGAGACAGAGGACTTAAACtcttaaatgataaaaatagttgtatAATCATCTTAGAATgagaaattgacctaaaatgcataccaaacacagccttagctTCTTGATCTCCAAGAgatccttcttccctcttctaaGCATGGTACTTAGAATCGGAGAAGCCAATATTGATTCCTGGCTTATCCTGGGTCAGGGATCGGTATCAGTCAAGCATAGAAAATCTTGCTGGCCGATCCATACCCACATTAGACCAATATATACCAAAATTGGGCCAATACGATTCAATACAGACTGATACTGAACCGATCCAAAATTCTACGTGCCGATACTGGGCCATTCCAAGCCAATACATTATATTTGCACTAAACAGAGCCAACTTTCTTACTCTTTGCAGTTTGTTTGGCAGTTGGTAACTGCTAACAATTTCAAAGGTCAATTCCATTCAACAATAGAATGTGACCTGTTTCAGACAATAAAGATCACATCATGTTCAGGCAAGACATCACATATGAGACCAAAACTTACTACATTGTCTTAAGAACATGATCAGGGACAAATTGAACAAAAACACTACACAAAAAGGAAACTATCCAAGCAAGTCAACTCGGCTGAGGCAGATATGAGAAATGTGCAAAGCTTGACATTCAACAACAGTGGATATACCTTGCTAAGGTGATTCAGAAAATGACAAACACTTACTATAATTATCGTCCAACCAAATCCAAGAGCTGTGCCAGTGTCACAGTCTCTAACATTATTGCATCTATAAACAACTTGCTCTTCTGACAAAAGgataaaccaaacagggtggaAGCAAAAAATCTGAGATTCCTAACTACTTTCAGAAGCATCTAGTTCAACCCAAGGACACCACAAACATACTCCCAATCAACATATCTAATAATATCAGAagaaaagggcatacccagtgcatgaggctcccaacactgcagggtctggggagggtcataatgtacacagccttacggagaggctgtttccagatactcgaacccatgaccacttagtcacaatggagcaaccttactgttgcaccaatgTGAATGCACCTAATAGATTTGGCTATCAAGTCACTAGGAGTCCATGAGCAATGATAAACAAGAGTTGCTCTTGAGCAGTTCTATGAATAAGTCTTCTATGGCCTATCTAATTCAAAATACAAAGGACCAGTATGACCAAACCCCAATGACACATTAACATGAAGTGATGGACAAGTCATAGAGCAGTCATCAAAATGCTTAATAAAGGATTCGATTTTATGACAGATAATGCACACATTCAATGCAATTGTTCAGTTTCTGTGAATTGATACCCAAGAGGAACTGTCATTCTCATTACAACTGGCAAACCAGGAATCCTGAAGTTTTATCTTCAATAGCCACTACCCCATAAATAATAACCAACATATTAATTCAAATCCAGCCTGAACATGTTCCCAGAATACTGGTCTGGCTACTAATACTTGTCATCAATGATTCATGGACAGTAAGAGTTGCTTCCACaatcaagagaaataaaacaataatCAACCAATTGTTGGAGAAGAATTATTCGCAACTGCTTAAAAAGAAGTCATATGTGAATAGTACTAGGAGCTTCCTCCAGTAAACCATGGATTCTATCACCAGCCACTTTGTGTAccaccatttcttcttcattacGAGAATATATCAAAATTTTTGAAGCAGCAGTGCAGAATTCCCTGCAGCAGAAACCAAATATCTAAGCATTTATACTCCCAGGAGATTATTTAGAAATGGTGAACTCAAACTATAGTAATttaactaactaactaactaactaactaactatatatatatttttttttattattttttttatttttttttttttttttctttggggggggggggtggggggagagaaGGGAGGGAGCATATAGAGGATAGCTAACCCTACTAGTGCAGGCAGGAAACAGAATGAAACACCCAATCCATTAAAACTATTCATGCGCTCTTTTTGGTAACTTTAATAGATCAGAACAGTTTAAACCACACTCTGCTTGCCCCTATGAACATCACCAGAACATTCCCAACCAGGATGTGAAACCTTGAATGCTGTCTCTACCCCAAGAAAGTAGCTCTAGTTTGATAGAATGGACACAAACAGTAGTCTCATTGGTGCACAAAATGCCAAATTGAGGCTTTTTCCAAGGGCAAGACCAGATCCTAATAGTTTAACTGGATCAACAGGTATGTGTGATGCTACTTACTGCCATGGATCATCTCCAACAAGCATCATATCATCCCCATTATCTGTGTAAAGAACTTGCCATCCTTTCTCAGGATCATTCAATTGCCCTTGCATATTGAAAAGCCGCTCCAGCTCACAAATCAGATCATCATACCCATCAAGCTTCATGAGATCAATTGCCCTGCCTACAACACTCCCTTGCTTGTGAACCTGCAGTTTTGATCTTATAACAAACAACAATGTAAAGCAATATCTTAAGGCACAAGTCTTAAAAACATAAAGAACTCTTACTTTGGTACAACCACGTCCTACTGCATTTGTCAACACAGAATGCTTCAAATTTGATTGCTTTCCTGTCGATGCCTGAAATTTCAAGTTTTCAGTTGAAGATGAAGTGATTGGAATGGAGGTATCCTCTTTGTTCGCTAAATGGAATTCCTCGGTtaaaggaaaaccaaaaagcCTGCAGCTACTTGTGCCAGTGGGAAGCACATGTTGACTTCCCTTTAATGCTGACTGTGTCAATAGAGTGTTAGGACGCTGACGGTCTAGTTGATTCTGCTCTTTCACAAGATCCTCGGAGCACATGCTCCGCAAGTCCTCCAGCGTATTCCAACGTCCAGAAGCTGACAAAGATGTCCGTTTAACGCCCAATGCTTCAAAATCATTACTACCTCGCCCCTTCTCTTGATTAACTCCACCATATGCATGGCAAGGGTATGAGCTGTTACTGTGCGGTTGTTGAAACATTAGCACAGAAGATGGCGAAGAAACTTGAATAGATGGGACATGACTATTGTAGCATTGCATCAAGGAAGACCATCCACTTCCAGTCCTAGACATGCGAATCCCATCAAACATCCCAAATCCTCCACTTTCACAGGCCTGGATATCAACTGGCACTGTTCTATATGGTGGTTTTGAAGTTATTTCTTGACCTTGCAAGACCTTATGGAATCGAATAGATTCACCAAAGTCCATTGTAGACATGGAAACATTAGAGTTTCCAAGAGGGAGTGTTGAACCACTTCCTATTGCAGCCATCCCCAAACCATTTGAACCTGGGAGGAATCTCCTAATTTCAGATGGATGATGATTCTGCACATCCGTACTATTGTAGGGATTACTAGAACCCAAAATTTCTTGACCTTGCAAGACCTTCTGGAACCTTAAAGATTCCCCAAAGTCTGAATATTCAGTTCCATCTGtagaaaaattaaaaggaaaaaaaagaaacagagaagggTTACGGAAAATCATTGCGtgcaaaagggaaagaaattaaaaaacagcCCGTCTTCTGAGAAACCTACTGGAAACTGGAAAATCGTGTATGGCTGAAGGCAGATTGATCCTGGATCTCTTTGAACCAGGCCCTGACAAATTGCCAGGACCAGAAACTGAACCAGATGGCTCAATCTCCCAAGGAGAAACTCTGTCGTGTCGATTTATGTCAACATCATCATTCCACCTCACCTGTGGAAATGAGCCAGAATGCTTAAAGCTATTACagtaatttagggtttaggataaTTAAGAACCTAAGTGCATACAACCACAAAAAATCTACATAATAATGAACAATATCTATCAATTCAAACAttgaaacacacacacacacaagcacaaACATATATGAACTCTTTTGTAAAGACCAGCCATATATAGAACTGGATGTGGACAACAACAGCATAGGAAAAATTTTATTCATTAAAGGTAGCATTACGTCACAGTAATCATAGAAGTAAGAAATTATACTATATTGTAGCCAGAAAAAAATTTGGTTAAAATATCCCAACAACAGCTGTATAAAAATTGACAGAGTACTAAGCAAATTATATTGTCCCAATCATTAGCAGGGTACCATGGGATCAGCAAATTCCTTTCAACACCCAAACCCTCCACATCTTTGAAGATTATTCTGTTCCACTCTTTCTAAGTGTTCCAGACAAGTATCTCTGTGCAGCAGTGCCTTTTAACCTCAAGGATCTAGTCAACCACAAGGAAAACACTTCTTTTACACGGAGACTGACccagaaaatataaaaaatagatGTAAGAAAAAACCAAAGGAAGAAATACATAGCACATTTTCTTAATGCTTTTCTCGTGGTGCATCATTTGGCAATCCTACACTCCAACAGATAAGGTGTTTCATAGGAAACTGTTTACAATGCCAAATAGCCACTAAACGATGACATACGTTGTTTCAGCTCGGAGGCTGGATATGCAGCCTAAATCTGAACTGAATTCTTCTAGTTAAAGAATCTCTTTCTAGTTTCTCTGGAACAGTTGCGAGATTCTGCTTCTGGAAGCAACCCCTCCACTAGGAATCTAGGCCATGTCTCAGTTCCAATGTGGATGATACCAGAGGGGGACTGGCCTATGATCACCTCCTTGGTAAGCCCCACCTCAATAATTAGCTAATCAAACATAAGCCCACCTCTGGAGATTCCTCCTTTTGCTCCTTCCCACAGGTGCTAGTTGTGCTGCCCAAGTGAAGAAATCTATCCTTTGGTATGTGGGTCTTCCCAAATCAAATTAAGGTCTTATGTTTCACTTTTCCCCCACAGGAAATAATAGAAAGATTGGAGGAAGAACACAGCTTTAGAGTTCAGATTCCATCAACTgctgtcttcctcttctctgaaATATTCATTCCCCAAAGCTTCAACAGGTATCAATAGATACTCCTCCATCTTAGAATATGAATGGTTCCTTCCAAGTTTCAAGACCCTGTATAATTGCAATCACTAATCTGCATTTAGCACCAAGTTCCTTTGGTGGTCATCAGCCTGTCATCAGCCTGCATAAGTGCGAACATGACTTGCAAACCACTGCCCACTGCTCCCATAATCCTTCTAAAACAATATCCCTTGTATTACCTGGGAATGCTATTGTGGAAAATTCAGCAACCACCATGATTTTGAAGTGTTCATGCATAGGCTAGGTcctgtaccaagtatgacctcagatagagcctattagagggcaaggatccatgtagcagaccccatttaggtgAGATTCTCCCGACTTGCTGGGTTGtgcttctttcctcttactttcggtctttcatctttcatttgtcttttaccatttttaatttctcatctcattacccacccctcttttcccatctcttcactcCCCTTTTtagtttagacctcagttttcctactttgatttgtttggatccatgtagccgaccccattaagttgggataaggctgagattttttgttgttgttgttgttgtacgcTTCTACGGAAGGAAACAAAATTTCTGAGCATTTATTTGAAAAACAGTGAGCCAGTAGTGTATGTATGGCACGTGGCATTTCATCAATGAAATAGATGCAATGGATTGATGACTTGTCTAGAAAACGGGTTTGTGCCAACAAAGATTTAAGTTGGCTGGATTTGACAGATCATACGTGATAGATTGACGGATTCTTGAGATtaggaaggaaaagaaatttcTGCGCATTTATTGAAAAACAGTGAGCCAGTAGTGTATGGATGGCAGGTCACATTTCATTAGTGAATTAGATGCAATGGATTGATGACTTGTCTAGACTAAGGGTTTGTGCCCACTAAGATTTATGTTGGCTGGATTTGACAGATCATAAGTGATGGATTGACGGATTTCTGAGAATAGGGAAAATGAAAGCACAGATTTATGTTGGCTATGGCTAGGAGAACAGCAAATAAAATATAGAAACTAAGAAAAGTATTATAGAGGAAGAACCAAAGTTTATATCAGACGCAAGCATTCAATAATCTTCATTAACATATGAGAGTAACAACTTACAATGTCTTATATCTCCCCATGTTTGGAACTTTACCCTAGCCTTAGCTTTTTTCTTAATCAGTATTTTAAGGCTCAAATATCCAAAAATTACCTTCAGATGACTTAGTATCTTCTGACACCTACTGATGATGCAAAACTGATCGAAGAATATCATGAAATGAAAAACTCATTAAATGAAATAGCTAAAGCTGATAAAACAGAAAACCAGTAGCAGACTAAATTCCCAAGTTTAGAATTTTGAAATCTATAAGTGACACATTCTCAGATTAGTCTAGGTGGGACAGAAATGTCCTTTCAGATTATTTCTGCAGAATTTTCAGCAGCCAATCCCAATCATCAGGGTTTAGTTCAGAGTTCTTGGACATTAAAATAAGAAGTATGAAAACACATGGATCTGGTATACTTTAGAATTTTTCGTGCTTACCAGTAAACATCTCCATTTTGAACCAGGCCATCTAACAGGATCCATATCACTAATCCCCATTATCATTCCAGTGTATCTGCAAATGTAGAAACACATAAATCCTCCTAAAACTGTAATGATGCATTTTAATTGATGTGGTACTAATAATAGAGTTGCCAAACCTTCTCTCTGCTGCATCTTCACTTTCAACCCGCATTTTAAATCTCATTCCTACAGAGAATAAATTGTCGAGGCTCCTTGAGAATTTACGGTAAGGTATTATAAATTCAGACTGGGTTGCCCTGAAAGATGGGAGAAATGGCTCAGAAATACATTAGGCATATTAAACATATCATGCCCACGTGTTTCTTTGCATGAAAATGGTATGAATGTCAGAATCTGACAGACACAAAGTATGCCAAAAACAGAATTTGCAGAATTAGAGGTTATACATTTCTaaaattattaaataatttaattttttttattatacaaaTAGATCTAAAAGTGTTGCGAAAGAGTCATATTGTCAACACATGTACATGCATTTAAGTTTTTTATACTGTCTTGAAACATTATTTAGAGGCAATTACGGCAAATCATTATAGGTAGTCTTGTAACTATTATCATGGATGCACCTATATACCAGAGTGGCTTCTGGGTCGGATACAGTGAGGCTCCTATTATGACATGTCTAGGTAAAATACACCAGGTGACCCATCAAGGTATTAAAATCCTACAGTAAACCTCTATCATAAAATTTTCAACGTAAAAAAATTTCACAACATGAATATGCACATTTTTTGAAGCCATTTTCAGGAAAAAGATTAACAAGGCTAGTACTAGTGATTAAACATAATTCACTCATATATTAAACTAGCATATGTGGTTGTGATTCCTAACATCCAACTTTCATTAATTTTTCAATCCCACTGTATCTTCCCAGTTTTCTACACTGGCACTTTACATAGCTTCATACAAAACTTTGCACCCTCTACTAATCAGTTATCGCAGGTTCAAATTCAATTCAAGATTGTCAATGCCAAAATGTTTTTGCATATAGTTTCAATTTGTGTGGCACTCCAATCCTAAATTCTGAGTTGAGAATGATTCTTGGTAATGTTACATAAATATAGCATTGTTGAGAATTCTACATGGTAATATGACTTCATTTTTACGATTTTCTGCACACCTTGTATGCATATGCAACGTACCTATTATAGGAAGTTTCATCTGTGTTCATTATTTCCATAATTACCTCTCTTTGCAACAAGTCAGAAAAGTGTAGATCAAGTATAAAGTATAATGTCCCTTCGCATCAAACAGTCAATAAGTTCCTTAGACTTAATGGACTCTAAAATATTCCAAACCTAATTTTCCAAATTTTACAAGCATTTAAACAATTGATTATGACATTATTCTTCAAGATAAACCAATGAAATAACTTCATAATACCTCGGATTATAAGAAACGTGGAACACACTCTTTGTGGACACAGCTTTAGCAACAGCTACGAAGTTGCCCAGGTTCAAACTCTGGCTACAAAGAGCTGGAAAAGGAATACTACCTTTAACTTGAGCTGCCCTCCGAATTCCCAATCGCAGTTCTCCATTCCCACCCCTGTCCAAAAGTTTAATGATTATAATATAAACGAGGGATATTTGAAATTCCCAGGCTTTTAGTTTTTCTACCTAAGAAAGAGCACAGCATCACCAGAGACAAGCTTCTTCCTGTTGACAAATGCACTCCATCCAGTGGTGAGCAAATGCCTCCTAGGCTGACCTGAACaattaagagagagaaggacaGAACCCATAATTATTAAATAAGTAGGCACCCAGAAAATATCCATCAACCATCCACATAATCTAAATTCAAAtcttagaaaataaaaacagaggACTCTGCAACCCATATACCCCTGTATATATGCCGAAACTTCCACTCAACGCCATGCAAGTCTTTGGCTATAAGCTCTTGTGACGGTCTTTGCAGTTTATAATCCTACCAACAACAGTTACAAATCAAAATCCCACACCATGAGGAAAATCCACAAGTTTCTTCTAGCACAAAACAACAAGGATTTCGGCCCCGTACTACTGGTACATATAAAGCATGAGAATTTGAATGAAGACACTAGCCCACTACTAATGCTACCAGAGGAGGGAAGCAGTCTTCAGCAGCTCGCCTAGGGACAGAGAAGCCTCCATGGGTGCTGGTATCAGATGCTGTGAGTGTCTTGCAGAACATATGAGGTGTTGTGGATTTGCCAACACCTTCAACTTCCTCATCTTCCCAATCTGCTTCAATCTCTCCTTCCTGCAATTTCTTCTCAATCtgctcaaaaccaaaaacaaagaacgaattaaaagaaaaacaaaaccacCACGAAATTAGGGAAAGAAAGTACAAAATTCGAACACCATTAACTTGAAAAATAAGTCTTCCAGGCAAAATAACAGCACTTTTATTACCTCACTTTCAGGAACGAGAGAGACCTGCGCGTAAACCTCATCGGTAGGTACTTCAGCCTGCAATACCCAAAAAGGAATAAATAAttttagtaataataataagaaattgaaataaCAACAATAACTATAAATATAGAATACTATACATTTtacggaagaaaaaaaaaaagcaattttCACAGAGAGAAGCCAAATTcaagaaagaataataaaattgaaGGGACTTGAAATCAAACAAATTAATT encodes:
- the LOC122639894 gene encoding auxin response factor 3-like isoform X1, with amino-acid sequence MGGVIDLNTVNEDDEDASAFNGASASLSSTSSSSSSTPSCATAAASVCPSATAAGSSSVCMELWHACAGPLISLPKKGSVVVYLPQGHLEQISDFPAMVYDLPPHVFCRVVDVKLHAEVPTDEVYAQVSLVPESEIEKKLQEGEIEADWEDEEVEGVGKSTTPHMFCKTLTASDTSTHGGFSVPRRAAEDCFPPLDYKLQRPSQELIAKDLHGVEWKFRHIYRGQPRRHLLTTGWSAFVNRKKLVSGDAVLFLRGGNGELRLGIRRAAQVKGSIPFPALCSQSLNLGNFVAVAKAVSTKSVFHVSYNPRATQSEFIIPYRKFSRSLDNLFSVGMRFKMRVESEDAAERRYTGMIMGISDMDPVRWPGSKWRCLLVRWNDDVDINRHDRVSPWEIEPSGSVSGPGNLSGPGSKRSRINLPSAIHDFPVSNGTEYSDFGESLRFQKVLQGQEILGSSNPYNSTDVQNHHPSEIRRFLPGSNGLGMAAIGSGSTLPLGNSNVSMSTMDFGESIRFHKVLQGQEITSKPPYRTVPVDIQACESGGFGMFDGIRMSRTGSGWSSLMQCYNSHVPSIQVSSPSSVLMFQQPHSNSSYPCHAYGGVNQEKGRGSNDFEALGVKRTSLSASGRWNTLEDLRSMCSEDLVKEQNQLDRQRPNTLLTQSALKGSQHVLPTGTSSCRLFGFPLTEEFHLANKEDTSIPITSSSTENLKFQASTGKQSNLKHSVLTNAVGRGCTKVHKQGSVVGRAIDLMKLDGYDDLICELERLFNMQGQLNDPEKGWQVLYTDNGDDMMLVGDDPWQEFCTAASKILIYSRNEEEMVVHKVAGDRIHGLLEEAPSTIHI
- the LOC122639894 gene encoding auxin response factor 3-like isoform X2; translation: MGGVIDLNTVNEDDEDASAFNGASASLSSTSSSSSSTPSCATAAASVCPSATAAGSSSVCMELWHACAGPLISLPKKGSVVVYLPQGHLEQISDFPAMVYDLPPHVFCRVVDVKLHAEVPTDEVYAQVSLVPESEIEKKLQEGEIEADWEDEEVEGVGKSTTPHMFCKTLTASDTSTHGGFSVPRRAAEDCFPPLDYKLQRPSQELIAKDLHGVEWKFRHIYRGQPRRHLLTTGWSAFVNRKKLVSGDAVLFLRGGNGELRLGIRRAAQVKGSIPFPALCSQSLNLGNFVAVAKAVSTKSVFHVSYNPRATQSEFIIPYRKFSRSLDNLFSVGMRFKMRVESEDAAERRYTGMIMGISDMDPVRWPGSKWRCLLVRWNDDVDINRHDRVSPWEIEPSGSVSGPGNLSGPGSKRSRINLPSAIHDFPVSNGTEYSDFGESLRFQKVLQGQEILGSSNPYNSTDVQNHHPSEIRRFLPGSNGLGMAAIGSGSTLPLGNSNVSMSTMDFGESIRFHKVLQGQEITSKPPYRTVPVDIQACESGGFGMFDGIRMSRTGSGWSSLMQCYNSHVPSIQVSSPSSVLMFQQPHSNSSYPCHAYGGVNQEKGRGSNDFEALGVKRTSLSASGRWNTLEDLRSMCSEDLVKEQNQLDRQRPNTLLTQSALKGSQHVLPTGTSSCRLFGFPLTEEFHLANKEDTSIPITSSSTENLKFQASTGKQSNLKHSVLTNAVGRGCTKIKTAGSQARECCRQGN